One genomic window of Acidimicrobiales bacterium includes the following:
- a CDS encoding serine hydroxymethyltransferase (catalyzes the reaction of glycine with 5,10-methylenetetrahydrofolate to form L-serine and tetrahydrofolate), with translation GITCNRNQIPGDPRSPFVTSGLRLGTPAVTTAGMGEPEMGEVAALVGRALRGREDESALAAVADEVRVLCAKYPPYPSAGR, from the coding sequence GGGATCACCTGCAACCGCAACCAGATCCCGGGCGACCCCCGCTCGCCCTTCGTCACCAGCGGCCTGCGCCTGGGCACTCCCGCCGTGACCACGGCCGGCATGGGTGAGCCCGAGATGGGCGAGGTGGCCGCCCTCGTAGGCCGGGCCCTGCGCGGGCGAGAGGACGAGTCGGCCCTCGCTGCGGTGGCCGACGAGGTGAGGGTCCTGTGCGCAAAGTACCCGCCCTACCCCTCCGCCGGGCGCTAG